The DNA sequence GGATGGTCTCCCATTCGTCTTTCCACAAGGAAATTCTTGCTATTGAGAGAAGCTTACTGGGGGTCCTATTCTAGGACGGCCGATCGGGAATGCATACAAGGCCTGGAAGTTGCTTTCCTTCGAGAAATTCCAAGGAAGCTCCTCCCCCAGTTGATACGAACGTGATGCGGTCGGCCACCCCCGCTTCCTGAAGAGCAGCCACCGAATCTCCCCCTCCTACAATGGTGACAGCGTGGTTGGCTTGAGCCAGGGCCTGTGCGATTGCCAGAGTCCCTTTTGCGCAGCTGGAAATCTCAAAAATTCCCATTGGACCGTTCCAAAAGACCGTGCGCGCAACTCCGATGACTTTTCGAAAGGCCTCCACTGTGGCAGGCCCGATATCCACGCCTTTCCACCCTTGAGGAATAGGCTCCCCGGGAAGGGTGTATCTTCCGGGTGAGGTCTCTCTTTTGGAAAAGTCAACCGTTTCTACAATGTAATGATCCTGGGGAAGTAGAAATTCCACGGATCGTTCGCGGGCTTTTCGTAAACAGTCGCTCGCAATCTCTACCTGATCGAGCTCCACCCGCGAGGAGCCCACTTCTTGCCCCTGAGCCACAAGAAACGTGTAGGCCATAGCCCCACCCACAGCCAGGACGTCCGCTTTTTCTAGCAACCGTTTTACGACTCCAATCTTATCCGATACCTTAGCTCCTCCTAGAAGAACGAGAAACGGCCTCGCCGGGTTGGATAATTCCTCGCCCAAAAACCGAAGCTCTTTTTCCATAAGTAACCCGATCCCGCGCTCCGCAATCCAGTGAGCCACACCCTCCGTCGAGGCGTGTGCACGGTGAGCGGCCGCAAAGGCATCATTGACGTAAACATCCGCAAGCCGCGCTAGTGCTCGGGAAAACTCGGGATCATTGGCCTCTTCCCCTGGGTGAAAGCGGGTATTTTCGAGTAATAAAATCTGGCCTGGTGCTAGTGAATGGGCGGCACGTTCTGCCTGAGGACCAACACAGTCCTCCACAAACTGGATCTCTTTGCCGAGAAGTTGTGCCAGCCGCGCGGCAATTGGTCGCAAACTCTCTGAAGGCTTCCGTTTTCCTTTCGGACGGCCAAGGTGACTGGCAAGAATGATCTTTGCCC is a window from the Candidatus Methylacidithermus pantelleriae genome containing:
- a CDS encoding phosphoglycerate kinase produces the protein MSKVSVRDLPVEGRRVLVRVDYNVPLLERDGEILVADDTRIRQTIPTLEYLISRGAKIILASHLGRPKGKRKPSESLRPIAARLAQLLGKEIQFVEDCVGPQAERAAHSLAPGQILLLENTRFHPGEEANDPEFSRALARLADVYVNDAFAAAHRAHASTEGVAHWIAERGIGLLMEKELRFLGEELSNPARPFLVLLGGAKVSDKIGVVKRLLEKADVLAVGGAMAYTFLVAQGQEVGSSRVELDQVEIASDCLRKARERSVEFLLPQDHYIVETVDFSKRETSPGRYTLPGEPIPQGWKGVDIGPATVEAFRKVIGVARTVFWNGPMGIFEISSCAKGTLAIAQALAQANHAVTIVGGGDSVAALQEAGVADRITFVSTGGGASLEFLEGKQLPGLVCIPDRPS